The genomic segment TTTGAGTGTCTTAGCGGCCTTACTGATCACCTGGTGGATGGTTTTAGCTGTGACTGGTTTACAAGCATACTTGGTAATTGCCCGGTCATTAATGAGGGCATTAGCGGGACTGTCGCTGTAAATGGTGACCACCACATCAGTATCTTTAAGTGTTTTTAAGCAGTGTAATTCAGCCTTAGTTAAGTTGTTCTTTTCCAAAAAACTGCAGTTGTGAATGAGGATCGGTTTAGTGTCCTCAGCAAACAGATTCTGGTTTAACACCACATCATACAGCTTATTAACATCTTGAAACCAGACCTGTTTACAAGCGGCTGGGTTGAGCAGTTGGTTTAACTGCTGGTGAATTAACCCAATATCGGCGCCATAAACTACGGTCATAGTAAAAGACTGTACCCACAGTATACAACAAGCCCCACAGCCCATAATAAACCAGGTAAAACACCCAGTTAGGTTTGGGTAGATTTAAAAATACGGTCGTGTTTAAGGCTCACTGACTCAACCAGGGAAGTGGTCAGTAAAAACCGACCAAACTGTTGCCCATTCATGGAATTAGCGGTAACAACAGTCAGCTAGCACAGAAGTAAAACAAGGCTATGGGAGTAAACAAGAGGTTATGAAACACACTTAAAGCGTTTAATTTTCGATTTAAGTGCAAAGTAATCGGACTGACCACAATGAGGATTAAGGTGGAAGTTAACACCGCTTGCAGTGGCTTTCACAGCTTCACCTTATTAATGGCAAACAACACAAAGCACGCTAAAAAGGAAAAGTTAAAGCCAAAGTTGTGTAACGCTCCCGGACTCATTAAGATGATTAACAGCGCCGTTAAGCCCAAATTATTTTCGGGTAGTTGCTTGGGAAACATTTGCCGTAACAGCTTTGAGACAAAAACCCGTAAAGCTGAAAAGGCAAATCCGACCAAAAAGAGGTACAGCAACAGCATTACAAAACCCGTTATTTTATTGATGTAAAAGCGCTTGTACAACCAGCGCTCCATGACACCAAACAAAAAACTAAGGTGAAAACCACTAATCACAAACAGGTGGACAATATTGAGCTGAATGGCACTCTGATACAGTGTGTTTTTTGTTGTTTCGTTAATTAAAAACAGCTTTAAGTACTGATTAAAAACACCACTAGTGTGTTGATCTAGTCAACTAATAAAAGGGGTGCGAAGTCAGTTCGCTTTCATTAGTTTGGCTAGTTGAAACTCTGGCATTAACTGACAGTATGCTAGTAAAGCGGCACTACAACTGATTAACAGTAAGCCAAACTTCCAGTGTACCGTTAAACTAATTAGGTTAACTATCACCAAAAAACTCGCTAAAATTACCCACTGATTTTGTTCGATAAAGAAGTAAGCAGGGGTAAAGGTGAGTAACGTAAAAAAATAAAACAGCTTTCACTTCATGCTGTTTTATTAATTGGTTAATTAGTTTAGAAATGCCAATTAAAACTCTTTACTCCAGCTGGAACGGAGCGGAAAGCGTTGAGACAAACCACCACGTAACGGTGAGCGGTAACGCGGGGTGAAACTGGTGTAATTGCTCCCTAAATCAAAGCGGTGCGTGTTGAAAAAGGAACTGCGGTTACGCCTTAAGCTCGACAATTCCAATGGTCTTCTAAGTGGGTAAAAGCTACTTGGACTGCGGTAAGCGCCAAAGCTGTTAAGGCTGTCGAAGTTCAAACTCGCTGGGTTGCGGTAGTTTACAGCCATCGGTGTAACACCAGTAAACCGACTGGCAATTGGTGTTGACTCTACTGTTGGCCGTGTAAAACGTGCTCAACTGTTGCGGATTGCTGGAAGGTTAAACAGCGGTTCGTTGTACTTGGTAGCCACATATTCACTCGGTGGAGCTAACTGGTAGCGCTCGTGCGGTAAAGGCGTACGGGTAGAAGCATCGTGGAGGTGACCCAAACTCGCTAGCTTTTCCAACAATAAGGAACGGTTGGTGGTGTGAATGGTAATTGCACCACTTTCATTATTAACACAAGTTGACTGACACGGTTGTGGTTCCACTACCGATGCAGGGGATGGTTTTCATTCCGGTTCGGGTTGTGTTGGACGGATAATTGGTTGGACTACCACTTCTGGTTGAACTACAACTGGTGGAACCGCAGGAGTTGTTTGGACTACCTTAGGTGTCACTTTAGGTGTAGCTACTTGAGGAGTAACTACTACCTGTGGTGCTGGCGTTGGTGTTACTACCTTCGGTTCTGCCTTAACAACTGGTTGAACTACAGCAGTTGGTTGGACAACTACTGGAGCAGGGGTTGGTTGTGGTGCTACTTTAGGTACAGCTGGAACAGGGGTTGGTTGGGCCACTTGGAGTGCAACTTTTGCTGTTACTACCTTCGGTATTTCAACTTTAGGTGAGTCAACCTCAACAGTTACAGGTGTTGGTTGTGGTTGTTCCACTACCTTAGGCTCTACTTTAGGGGCAGGAGTAGCTTCTACCACTGGTGTTGGGGTAGGTTCCACTACCTTAGGAGCTTCCACTACTGGTGCGGTCTCTACCACTGGTGTTGGGGTAGGTTCTACTGTTGGAGTAACCTCTACTATTGGAGCAGATTCAACAATAGGAACAGCAGTTGGCTCCACTACTGGTGCAACTGGTTCTGGTTGGAGTGGTGCTACCTCTATTGGTGCTACAGCACTAGCTTGATCAGGATCGCTGTAAGCTTGGGAATCATAGTAAGCGTTCGGATCGTGAGCTTGATCATAGTTCTGTGTATTGTAAGCATTAGCATCATAGGCTTGATCATACGCTTGTTGATCAAAGGACTGATCGTAAGCTTGCTGGTCATAGTAAGCGTTCGGATCATAGTTTTGGTCATACGCTTGCTGGTCGTATGTTGCTTGATCAAAGGTCTGATCATAAACTGGTGGTGCTGTAGTATCCTGATATTCGTCTGGTGCTTGAGGTAGTGGATCGAGTCCGAACAGTTGATCAGCTTGCTGTTCGGGTGTAGCATCGGGATCCACAACTGGTAAACCAGCATCAATGTCCGGATAGCCCTCACCACTCAATGGTTCGCTTGTAGTGGTATCTGCACTTGCGGTACTACCACCATAGTTTAAATAGTCCACTAGGGGAATGTTTTCCCCATCACGGTAACCACTCACATCCAAAACATTGCCATCTTGGTCGTAAAAGGTATTGTTGACCTGGTCGTATTGGACTATTACCTCATTGTTGTTGCCATCAAAGGCAGTGAGTGGAATAATCTTGGGGGCAAAGCTAATTGGTTCATCACTGTCCAATTCGAACAGAGGATAATCCGCTGGGAGCTGTTTTCTTTTTTCCAAAGAAAAGATGTTCCCGGTTTCAGGATCCTGGTACAGGGCGTGAAGCTTATTTTTAGCATCACGACCATAAACCACATTAATGTCGGGATAGCTCTTTTGGATCTTTTGTGCTAGCTTACCATACGCTTTCGCTAGCTTTGCTCTTTCTTTATCTGTCATCTTGAAGCACTAATTAGCGTTTTGGTGGAAAACCGGGTTGGGGTGGCATGCCAGGACGTGGTGGTTGCATTCCGGGACGAGGCGCCATACCGGGTTGAGGTGGGAAACCAGGTCTTGGAGCCATACCGGGGTGTGGCGGCATACCTGGACGAGGCGCCATACCGGGTTGAGGTGGGAAACCAGGTCTTGGAGCCATACCGGGGTGTGGCGGCATACCTGGACGAGGCGCCATACCGGGTTGAGGTGGGAAACCAGATCTTGGAGCCATACCGGGGTGTGGCGGCATACCTGGACGAGGCGCCATACCGGGTTGAGGTGGGAAACCAGTACGGGGACCGAAGTTAATTTGGACTTGGGGTTGAGGTGGTACTGGTACTGGTTGTGGTGCTGGTTCAACTTCCGCTTCAGCATGGGCTTCAGCAGCTGCTTGTTGTTCTAACGCTTGTTGCTCTTCTTGTTGGGCAGAAATGCGTTGTAGCTGTTCCGCTAACTGTTCTTGGCGTTCCTTTTCCTCCAATAAGCGTTTTTCCTTGCGCTTCACAATTGGCAGTCCTATAGCAAGGCCCAAGATGATGGCTAGGGCACTAAAACCAAAGCAACCAGCAACTGTAGGAATAAACCATGCTTGCTCAGTAATCGGCTTGCCCTGAATTTGTACTGTATCCTCTTCTGCGTGTAAAACAACGTTAAGGGGACTCAATTCACTCTTAACTTCTGTCAGTTCGGTATTGTTGTGCTGTACCAAAATTAAGGTTGCAAGCACTATTAAAGCGCTGAACAGCACTAGCATTCAGGCTAATAAAAACAGTTTAAGCTTTCTTCGAGGTGGTAACTTCATGCACTAATTAAAGGGAGACACTAACGACGGCGGCGACGGGGTGCTTCATCATAGTAGTAATCATCATCACGACTTTGTTGTGCCCGTTTTGCTTTACGGCGCTTTTTGATGATGGCACGGGTAATCTTGGACAGGATAAAGTTAATAATTAAGGCACCTATAAGCCCTGAAACTAAGGCCATGCCCAACGGAATAATGTA from the Mycoplasmoides pneumoniae FH genome contains:
- a CDS encoding adhesin P30 produces the protein MKLPPRRKLKLFLLAWMLVLFSALIVLATLILVQHNNTELTEVKSELSPLNVVLHAEEDTVQIQGKPITEQAWFIPTVAGCFGFSALAIILGLAIGLPIVKRKEKRLLEEKERQEQLAEQLQRISAQQEEQQALEQQAAAEAHAEAEVEPAPQPVPVPPQPQVQINFGPRTGFPPQPGMAPRPGMPPHPGMAPRSGFPPQPGMAPRPGMPPHPGMAPRPGFPPQPGMAPRPGMPPHPGMAPRPGFPPQPGMAPRPGMQPPRPGMPPQPGFPPKR
- a CDS encoding ComEC/Rec2 family competence protein — protein: MKWKLFYFFTLLTFTPAYFFIEQNQWVILASFLVIVNLISLTVHWKFGLLLISCSAALLAYCQLMPEFQLAKLMKANWLRTPFISWLDQHTSGVFNQYLKLFLINETTKNTLYQSAIQLNIVHLFVISGFHLSFLFGVMERWLYKRFYINKITGFVMLLLYLFLVGFAFSALRVFVSKLLRQMFPKQLPENNLGLTALLIILMSPGALHNFGFNFSFLACFVLFAINKVKLWKPLQAVLTSTLILIVVSPITLHLNRKLNALSVFHNLLFTPIALFYFCASWLLLPLIPWMGNSLVGFYWPLPWLSQWALNTTVFLNLPKPNWVFYLVYYGLWGLLYTVGTVFYYDRSLWRRYWVNSPAVKPTAQPSRL
- the hmw3 gene encoding terminal organelle protein HMW3, with translation MTDKERAKLAKAYGKLAQKIQKSYPDINVVYGRDAKNKLHALYQDPETGNIFSLEKRKQLPADYPLFELDSDEPISFAPKIIPLTAFDGNNNEVIVQYDQVNNTFYDQDGNVLDVSGYRDGENIPLVDYLNYGGSTASADTTTSEPLSGEGYPDIDAGLPVVDPDATPEQQADQLFGLDPLPQAPDEYQDTTAPPVYDQTFDQATYDQQAYDQNYDPNAYYDQQAYDQSFDQQAYDQAYDANAYNTQNYDQAHDPNAYYDSQAYSDPDQASAVAPIEVAPLQPEPVAPVVEPTAVPIVESAPIVEVTPTVEPTPTPVVETAPVVEAPKVVEPTPTPVVEATPAPKVEPKVVEQPQPTPVTVEVDSPKVEIPKVVTAKVALQVAQPTPVPAVPKVAPQPTPAPVVVQPTAVVQPVVKAEPKVVTPTPAPQVVVTPQVATPKVTPKVVQTTPAVPPVVVQPEVVVQPIIRPTQPEPEWKPSPASVVEPQPCQSTCVNNESGAITIHTTNRSLLLEKLASLGHLHDASTRTPLPHERYQLAPPSEYVATKYNEPLFNLPAIRNSWARFTRPTVESTPIASRFTGVTPMAVNYRNPASLNFDSLNSFGAYRSPSSFYPLRRPLELSSLRRNRSSFFNTHRFDLGSNYTSFTPRYRSPLRGGLSQRFPLRSSWSKEF